GAAGGTTTTCCTCCTGGAGTCACTGTTGGCTATGCCAAATCTCACATCAAAGACATACTGAAGGCAGAGTTCAACAGGTCTGTGGAGCTTCAGGTAAATGAAACATACTTTCAAGAGTGAAGTGATAATGACTGGTTCTCATAATGTTAAGGGACTATTTGAGGGTCAAAACTTGGTTTTAAGATTAAAGTTGCTTTTAGACGAGGATAAGGATTCGGCTTGGGCATTTATttgtgatggttagggttggggctgTGGAATGCATTACGTCTATTAGACTCCTCACAGACAGAAGGCCAAATGTGAGTACCATAGTGAGTATGATATACATTTCATGGTGAGGTCATTTTTAGAACATAAAGACGTGAGTTATCACCAAAACTACAAATGTGCGTCTGTATGTGTGCGTTTGACTGAATGTCTGTAATTCAGATGAACGTCAGATCACGGCACTGGTTTTATGATAAATGACTGAAGTGGAAGCCATATTATGATCTACAGGACTGCCTCAGTTCAGGTGCTTTTCTAAGCAAGCCACTGTGAATAAATAGCTCTGAGTGATTTGTCTCTATTGTATAATGTTGTTTGAAGGTTGTGGACCCCCCACCAAGGTTTTTGTTTCGGACAGTGTCTGGTCCAGTTGTGTACACAGCCATATCAGTCACTAACGCTCTCCGAAAGTTTGGCCGCCGCTTCCTGTCAGTGTCTCCCAACTGGACAACACCAGATCGTAAATATCACATCcacacaggtaaaaaaaaaccaacttgtTACTCTTATATAGTCTGCAAGGACTTTTGGTTTTGATACAGTATTATGAACTTTCCTTGTTCTCTAGTGCTGCAGTTTGTGCCTGGTCACATTGATGTACGCTTTTGCAACTTCAGTGAAAGCATTGAGAAAGGTTTGACCATGGCATTTGCAGAGGTGCGTCGACGATCTAAGGAGTCAACAAACTTCACAGTGCATGTAAGTAAAAGCCGCATCCTGTCTAGAAAAGAAAAGGCCATTATGATTTTTTGGCTTTGTTAACACTAAAAAAGTCCTTTGTGTAAATGTGCAAACCAAGaatattttattgaattaatgGATATCATAGATGCCTTGTTGTGACAATAAGTGAGGAAGTGAGCTTGTTATCTGTACAGCGTGTTCAGTATCTCTCGGTACCATGTCATTTATCTGATATCGCTCATGGACGAGAACCAGGAATACCTCAGTTTGATACTTTATTCCCTCTAGATGGgaaatatgaagaaaaagaTTACTAATGATGTTTTTATAAGGCAGTTTCCTGTCATCATTATAATGTTACATCATGTCCTTACACCATGACTTAAATTATACTGTTATTTGAACTAAATTAAATGATTAATTGAGGCGTTTGTTTCCAAATGAATAGGTCATGCGAACATTTACTTTGAGAACTTCAGCGCTTGCCCAGTTGTGTCTATGTTTCCAGTCATTGCAACACATGGTGTTCAGGTTCTGTACGACTGTTCCCAGAACCGACAACAGTGGGACCGAGacagttttgtttatttttctgtctgctAAATAGCCTTCCACTGTCTGGATTTTAGATTGTAAATATCACCATGGCAGCTCAGCAATATTACGAGCAGCAACCACAGAGGAAACCAGTGGACATCACATTTACAGTGCGTAGTTCAAGGGGTTATCtgacagggtcagaggtcagcaatGCTCTGATGAAGCTCACAGTGGTGGAATTCAGCTATTACATGGGCTTTCCTGTGCTACAGATTGCTGAACGTGAGTACAATAAAAGAAACTTCCACTTAATTTGAGTCTCATTTTTACCCTAATAATAATCTACTGCTTTATAATGGTTTTATTGTACTTTTCCCCACAGCTTTCCATTATCCAGAGTTGAACACCAGCCAGCTGCTTCGCTCCTCTTGGCTGAGAACAGGTATGACATAATCAGTTGTTGGCATGGCGAAGGTAGCAGCCATTTAAATCGCATCTTTCTTTGTTCGTAGTACTCCTTGGTGTGATGGATCACAAAGTGGGTGAGAGAACCTTTCAAGCAAACATGGAACGCAGAGTGGCCATGATACTGGGAGAGGCTATGGGTTCGGCCAGACGTGTCAAGCGAGCTACAGCGATAGGCAACAGCAGTGTTCAGGTATCATATTTATATCTTTTTTAGAACTGATCTAACTGGGCGTTTACCTAAAATGATTAAATTGATTAAATACGTGGCATAACAAAATTTCCTATCTTTGATTGCTTAATTAATAGCTTCTTGTGCCATTTTTATCATTACTCACTAATGCAGGCTGTCTCACCACCTTGCCTGAGCACTGAGGCTTCATTATGTTAGCGTTACAGAGTTCGCTGCGACTGAAAGCCTTACTGTTTTACTAATCAGGCTCTGGCTTTTGTGGGTTCACTCCACACCTGCACAACTCATCTCAAAGGAGTCTGGGATAGGGAcccatctccatggcaacaacatCCTATTCAGATCAGGAGCAAGTCAGTCACAGACCACAACCTAATGAGTCcttgttcttttccttctctcccatttctttctttctctactCCCGCTACCTGATGTGAACTCATGATCTTCCGAGCTGCTAAGAGCAGATCAATTATTCAgtgatttctctttttctgcttcctgcagTTGGAAAGATTTAGAGCATGTCTGTGTTTGCCAGGGTGAGTTAAAGACTTAGAAATcagaaacacaggaaaagaAAGCACTTTCATCTTCTTATTGGAGAGGAGAGACCGATATTTGATCTGACCCTGTCTGAGTGCATTTGGTGGTTTTTCAAGAGGGGAACTGTCAGTGTGATAAATATATTCCATGGATAAGTAGCATCGTCCCTCCTCCTGACCTTTCTGTCAGTTGCACCGTTGTCTGCATAAAACACTGGAaacatgtgtctctgtgttaTCAGACCTCTAATCCTTTCTCAAGGCATTATTCCTGTTTTAGAAAATATATACACATGCAAGCACAGATATTTCAAAATGATTCCTTTTGTGTGAGCTGTGCGGGTGTTACCGATGAATCTGCCCAGACAGAAAAGGCACATTTGTAGTGCCATTTTCCACTCTAATAACTGTGCATTGACTGGATTAGTCTTTGGATGGGAGTGTCTGCCctttttttctgtgtcaacCCAGGCATGACCTGCACTTCACTCTTTCCAGTAATGCAGACAGCCGACTACACTATGTCTCCCCTAAGGGCAACTGTACGCACACACGTGGATGTAAACGTACACATATTAGAGCAGATGTGTTGAACCACAAATACTACAGAAGGGGTTGCTAGAATGCaagctttttctgtttgtttaacTGCAATTCACTATTGGATAAACTTTTCTAGTTCTATAAGTTCTGCATTCCCACCACAAATGTTGCTATTGGATCTATTTACAGTGTTAACCGTGAGAGCTAAATCATGCCAATTTTGACATACACTGAAGGTTAGCACAACCCTCAACCTGTGAAAAAGAGAccaacagagaaataaaatctgaaattaaATTATTTCCTTAAAAATGaactgatcttttttttttttactttattttgtgtATACATGAGCCATTTGCCTACATCTGGACACATTTATGCTTAAAGAAAAGACATGATACCATGATGATGATTGTTTATTGCACTGACAGATAATACTGGTGGCCTGTCTTTACTATCGCTGTGTTTATAACAGCGGTGGCAGCAAAGACAATACAACTGCTTAATTCTATAGTTTAAATacttaaaatgtattaaactTACTGCCTGTgttaaccattaaaaacactgaaCTTTTCCTTGTTTACCAATCTCCAAGGTTGTGAGCACCAGTCGGCTGGTGGGTACAGATCATCCCTTAGAGATTGTGTATTTCGTGGAAGGTCCCGATGGTCAGAGAATGCCTGCAGACCAAGCAGCCTACATACTCAACCGGATGGATGTTCAAAGGGCTGCCATCATCCTAGGGTATCGTGTGCAGGGCGTTTTGGCACAGCGTGAGTACTTCCAGATAATTGGCCGAGTAAAATGaacaacatttttgaaaaatggATTTTGTTTGGGGGCTGATACAATTTATATTACAGGTGAATTGTGGTTGTAATAGCAGTGTTGAGCTTGCAGGTCAATACAAGGTTTCAAAGCCATGTGATGTTAAATGAGCactgagagaaaataaaaaaggatgaGAAAATGGTCCTAGTAAGCACCAGAATGGATGATACCACCCAGCATTGAGCTCATTCACACTGGTTATAGTAACATTTGAGCTCATTTCTTTAATTGTGTACTCGTTGTACCAAAAGCCCATCTGACTCATTAAGAAACTAAATAAGGGATGAAGTCCTAATGAGCCCCTCCAGGGACTTGTGCACCTTGGGTGACTGTGTTCTTTTTGGTACTTTcctcaaggaagaaatgaatgttaattaaaaataatgaagGATGtcattgagggtttttttttatcactaTGAGGAGTTAGGACAATTCCTATATATATCCATATATTGTGGTATTTGATTCTGGAACTGTCTGTGCTTCATGAGATGACATGCGTGAAATTTTAGTTTCAGCCTTAGTCTgactttcctctgcagctgttgAAAAGGTGGCATCTGCGCCCTCCGATACTGAGAACACAAACTTGTGGATTGTCGTCGGCGTGGTGATTCCCCTCCTCgtggtcatcatcatcatttccaTCCTATACTGGAAACTGTGTCGCACCGACAAGCTGGAGTTCCAGCCAGACGCCATGACCTCTattcagcagagacagaagGTAGAGTCAAGCCCTTTATtctactattttttttatttttgcactttcAGTTAAATTGAATGGCCAGGAGGTGGAACTACTGTTCTTATGAGGACATTTGACACAATATGGATGAAATAATAGATCAATATTAGGAACTCTTTAAGGATGCCTGTTGACACAGTTTTAAATGCCAAGAAAATGTATTCTATTTCAAGCTATTTTCCCCACATATAACCATTTTAGctcatttcaggttttttttatttgcatacatcctgaaaaaaataatcaacgTATAAAAGAGTATTATATGACAAAAacatgaggaaaaacagagagaagTTAAGTAAGTTAAGTATACTGGATAATTGACACAAACTGTCCTTGTCTAATACAGTTTGATGGGGAAAAAGCATCTGCTTTGCAGTTTCAAACTTGTAAACGTGTGTGTTAGTTAAAAGCCTTTTATATCTCAGTTACATTTCTGTGAAGGAGACACATCCCACAAGGTATAGCAGAGAATCGTTTCATCTTTGTGGTACAGTTGTAATGTGATCCCCCTCTAAGTGCTCCACTCTTACTTGTTTAAAGCAGGACTCAGTCCAAATATACAACAaatttgtgctgctgttgttggctgCTCCACACACTTATCTTTTGTCTGTGACAGAAACCCCTGACAGTAGATTTAATGTAATATCTATGTAATATCTAATGTCAATAATATCTAATCCTATCGTATTTAGCCCGTCTTCTCTGTTTATCTGTCACATTACCCCACTCTCACAGTCCACGACCTCACTCAGAGGATCAAGGTCCTCCCTACTGTCTCCTACTAAACAAGATTTTAGCtgggaagaagatgaggaggagtatgaagaagaggaggaggttgaGAGCAACCTATCATGGGTTCTAGTTGGTCTAGATTGTCGTTTACTTAGTGTCTTTGTTGAAAAGTAGATCAGATCCTCCACAGTTGCATAAAGTAGTCCTTGTTTAACAATCCAGCTCCCTTTATTTGATCCAGAGATAACACTGTATCATCCccctttaaatatttttacattCCAACATTACCTCTGCTCAGAGATCTCTGTCATCTAACAAACAGTCTACgagcagtgaggaggaagaagaagaggaggaggaggaagaagaagaggaggaggaggaagaagaagaggaggaggaggaggaagacaacaATGATAAAAATGATGCAAAGGCAGACTTTAAAAAGCAAGAAAGACCACaagaagagcaaagaaaaggaTGGAGCCAAGCTAAGACAGTGCAAACAGGGCAGAAAGAAGAGAGAACAAAAGCGTTAAGAGGGAGGAAAGCCAAGGAGGTACATCACCCTGTAGCCAGTAGCTATAGTGGGTCGTGTTGTATTTACTGTGAATTGAAGGATTGCTGGTGTTAAATACGCAGCACTGTGATTCCCCAGTTTGCCACCAGACCAAACTAAACTAATTAGTATAACATGCAGTTTCAATAGatctttttgtttgcttttatttagtGTCAGTGTTGATTCAAATGAAGTGGCTTTATTATTGAATGTTTCCCATTCAAACTGGTCTTGCTTGTATGCCTTAGAGAGCAGCACTAACACacactccccctctctctgttagGATTAGCAGTTTTGTAATAGCAAGCATCATGCTGGATTAGTAGTTTTACACCAACAAGCTTCTCCTAAGCCATACATTTTCAGTCTTTAGATGACTCACAACTCAGCGAATTAACAGGATTCCTCTGCCGGGTACACATTTCAATGTCACAGGACCAAAGGTTGAGTCAGGTTCTGGCATCCCCTTTACTACTGGAGAGTCCTGAGGGCTTTGCACTTAAATCGTCTCAACGATTCCATCCCCCATTGATAAGAGGGGAAGGAAGCACTTCAGggttttccctcctctctctgcatCCTCTCACCCCATCTTTGTTTTGTTCATTGATGGCTGGCATGCACCTTTCAATTTTGTAATTAGAAAATAAGACTGTGAagatgtcatttttatttttttcagacaGATATCAATTATTATTTACAGTCAGGGTTTCACCAGTCACTATAAATTTCCCACAGTAAAGCTAAGTTTACATTACCTTGGATACGCAATGGAATCTCTCCTTGTTACCATTATCACGCATATTAGATcaatatattaataaatatatttctgATTTCTCATCACTTTCTTCCTTTTAAgatgcagcaggagaaacactCCTAGATACTAACCCTTGCAGCTCTTATAAGATGTACTTACTTATtccttgtacacacacacacacacacacacacacacacacatatacagtatattgatgATGATTCCACATTACTGAGGAATAAAAATTCACGAATCTTATAATAGTCTATATACATTGTCAAATGTAAGTGCTGAAAGAAAGATGCAATGTCTGCACAGTGTGATTTAACTGGAAAAAGCATCATAACGATGAATGCCCCAAACATAAAACGCATTTTGACTTGAGGGAAATTTGAATATGGTTTTGCTTTCTCACCTCCGTACATGTTTTCATGCTTCCCTCCATTCCTCGCTGCATTCTGCCCATCTTTCCCCtatctgctcctgtcctcagtTGCAGGCTCCCACCGTGAAAGGCTTTGACTTTGCCAAGCTGCACCTTGGCCAGCACAGCAaggatgatgtcatggtgaTTCAGGAGGCTGCCCCACCAGGGACTGGCtctggacctctgcccatgcCTGCAAAAGATGGCCTCAGTCGGTCAGACAACGGAGAGCTCCCAGCTCCCATATCTAAAAACTCCACTAAGGCATCCCGCAGCAGCAAAAGGCATGAAAGGTGAAATGAATCAGATCAGCTGACACATGCTCACATACAAACGTTCGTTTAGTGTCTCTACTATACTTTAATTCGATCTATATGTGCAAACATACAGCTTTTGACAAAACCTGTGATCTATTATTAACACGTTGAGTATTGGCTCAACACTTTTTGTTTACGTCTGGGTTTTCACAACGAGGGCATGTTGTATTATTGATGTGCATGTTCCATTGGCAGGATCTCACCATCGGATGGTGACTCAGTGGTAAGTGACCATTCCAGTGAGCGGGAACCAAACGAGGAGAACCGGAGAGGCTACACCACGCCCAGCGACGGCAAGCACACCCGCAAGGTCCCCATCAATGTTTTAAATGGTAAGCAGCCTTGGCAACACTCTTCCAATCACAGAGAGTGAGAATGGGAGCAGAAAGGATGGAAGTAAGTGGGGAGGGTTGGGCAGACGGATAACAACAAGAAAGAGAGCAACTCAAGCTGATAAGATCTGATTAACAGGACTggagtcaggagtcaggactgAGGATAGTTGGCCATTGTGAAATGGAGGGGAAAGACAAAGCAGAGAAGGAATGAAAAAAGGCTCGGAGTCAAACAAATATTGACATCCAAATCACATAGCAGGTGTCTGGGGGGTAAAGGAAACACTTGACTGGGAGTCTCTGGGAAAAAAGGTCCAGATAGTGAGAAGTGAAGGAAATAGCTGAATTGACTCAGTGGCAGCTTGTTGAAAGATTGACATCTGTGGTGCCGCTCAGAGACTCGGAGCTGGAGCCAAAGGGCGTCAGgcccacaggctgcagcctgactcTCAATCAGAGGAAAGGGCTCTGTTTTCTTATTGATAAATCTGTGTACCAGACTGTGCCTGTTGCACTGCTGTGTTTAGAGAACGGATCAATGAGACATGCTGGGTATTATACCTGGTCACCTCTTTTCAGTCAGTGTCTTGATCATCAAGCAGctcatttcttttctctgatttaTGAACTTTCCAGTGTCAAATGAGAAGCTTTCATCTGCTCTGTATACACTTCCTCCTGCATGACTCAAtgttccttctttcttctctcagtTCAATAAACTGTTTTCCACAATTTTACCGTCAACCTAAATCTATCAcaatcttttctttctgttttactGTCCTTTTCCTTTCTACGGTGGTTTGCAGGAAAGAATAGAATCGGTAAGctatttttttcatctttgtttttcttcttagACCTCCAGCTTGATCTtccacagcagctgtgtgtttgttgtctgTTTGTAGATTTGTCTTTGGTTTCTTCTCACAGTCTACTGAGCTGTCAATTACTGTTCTCGTGAATCTCGCGAACAATTTAGGAAATAGTATTCCTTTAAGTCTATATATGCCTTTACCCAGTTTATGTACTTAGCAGAGGGTTTTTATGACTTatgttcctctgctcttccccAGGTCCTCCTCCTATGAATGGCACAAATGAGCAGCTGTCCTCAGCCTCCATCTTTGAACACGTAGACCGGTTGTCTCGTGGCGCAGATGCCAGCAGGAGACTCCCCAGCAAAGTCCAGCTCATCGCCATGCAGCCCATGCCCCTTCCACCGCTGCACGGCACCCCCATCAACGACAAACTGTCTGACGCCAATCAAATTACCAGAGAGGTTGTGTTTTAACGAAACACCACACTATGGTGCAAGCTGATTAGTCTCATTTGAATGTAAAATTATTCTACACTCTCAAAGGTGCCAAATTTTCAGGATCAGCATTAGAAGTTACTATAATTAAGTAAAATTAAATGATCAACAGATCAGCTTTTTCTCACACTCTGcccctctgctgcctgcctAGATGCTCAGAAGTTGTTGACTGCTAAGTTTGTATTATTTTGTCCTCAGATCCAGGTAGCTTTGAGGCACAAGTCAGAGATCGAGCACCATCGTAACAAGATACGCCTGCGCGCCAAGAGGAAGGGCCACTACGACTTCCCTGCAATGGACGACCTGACATGTGGCCTTGGGAACGGAAAGGATCAGGATCAGATCTATCAGAAAGCGCCGACTCAGATTGTTGACCCCGAAGCCCAGATGCCCATGTCCATCTTCACCGGGTCCAAGAAAAGGTCAGGACATGAGATGATAAACTGTGTCCATAGATGGGGGAAGGGGTGATTGCAGTTTATTaacatttcttcattttgcGTGCTCAGTGGTCGTGCGAGACGCTCTCCTAAACAGagggtgaaggagcagctgAACGGAGGTGCAAGAGAAGCAGATAAAGACCACCTGATCTCTGAAGACAGTGAGGGCATTTACAGAAGGTGTCCAGGCGTAAACAATGTGGCTTATGTGGTGGGTGCTGGAAGAAAAGTATCAGCTCTTTCTCAAACTTAGAAAAGCCCAATATTCTAAACATGCGTATTTCTTCCAGTCGGATCCTGACCAAGGCCAGTGCTCACCCCACaggagcccctcccccaccgatGACGTCTTTCTGGGTCCGACTTGTTCCCCCCCGGGCCacgcccctccccctcccccctacaTGCCCCCACAGCCTTCGATCGAGGAGGCGCGGCAGCAGATGCACTCCCTGCTGGACGATGCCTTTGCGTTAGTGTCGCCCACCTCTCAGGGCAACTCAGCGGGGATCACCCTCCCAGGCGTCAACACCAACCCCCCCACATCCAGCCCTCCTAGCCGTGGCCCCAGACAGTGGATTCCATCGTATTCGGCTCTGGGCCCATTCCCTGGTGTGAGTATGATCCCCAGGTCTCGGGCACACTTTTCAGTTTCAACTTTCCACCAGAACATGTACAGTAGTTTACATTAAAAACAGCATCTGTCATCTTTACATTGACTATTCCCACTTGTTTCTTCAGCTGACCCCAGCATGAGGCCTATAGCTTCTGGTTTATTTGTGTCCTCTAATCAGTTAAGCATTCCTCCATCTGTCACTCCTATGGAGCTGTGACCTAGGAATGCCCTACACTACAGCATGCTTCATCAAGCTTCAGTCACATCAGGACAGGCTCGATTTGGTTTTGAACATATGGAAACAACTGTTCAAAGAGCTCCACACATTAACACTTTTATGTAGGGCCACAACTCTCACTGTTCCCAGTAGTTTATGTTCCTGAAGACACAATGAAGATGAGGGATAAGCCTGAGTGGTGCAGCTGTTCCATAAATGAAAGTTTGATGAGATAAGTGTGAGCTCTGCGCTGTCAACATTTCGTTGATAACACCCCAGTAATTTACTGATACACACCCCCACAGGTGCCACACTGTGTGCATGCTTACAGTGATAAATCTACATACCTCTTCACTCCCTAAGACTCCCACTGTTTCATATTTATACCCATTTGAAAGCTATTTAACATGCATTAATCATTGAAGAAACCTTACTTGTTAAATTGTTGttgatttgttgattttttttttttttatcccaagTAACAGAGGATGTAGCAGTAACCACTGCAGCCACacttatttatttcaaatttcaTCCCTGTTCTTCTCCAGAGGTACTCAGAAGTGGGCATTTCTCAACCTTCTGTCCACAACCTGATGACAAGGTAATGTGATTTATT
The nucleotide sequence above comes from Takifugu rubripes chromosome 9, fTakRub1.2, whole genome shotgun sequence. Encoded proteins:
- the LOC101078314 gene encoding UPF0606 protein KIAA1549 isoform X2, which gives rise to MAGSVSSAGLVVMLSSLLRIHGQHAVLLGLMVLVTVSAADPYIADEPLQNSTYQLRRFFGDVASVTRSPPSALPSVNYKAFESPESPGAQQSTSKPRHNVMAVDSIHFKWENITSETSTPLKAIGTNDVKYSLSPTPTRYQQPDPETSSSLSRFASLTESRLSLNSGQELISHHQQDRVSEQTLAMTTSLPGHILHSANLASADYPINQSYNLDIGPSNGPLEWNQPAHDINVPLQQDDVLTPEYNVPFILPHPTSPSFDPTDVSPDDFYPTNTMEIDWGSGDYLETMTFLDSIGEDYSPVTKVLSDVYDLEDYTESYDTAFPSRVGIFPSSLHPLHISPSPSLRTYSTAIHASPLSSVDYTVKLTPTSRIPHSSDVDWTDAFTIQPTDVLLPDMNSLEYYTTQLTRENKSVETGAEHRNVSMVSLGPTEILPTSSFISDTKFSDEGNWGEASGFEPQDESTVLMTAESPQLKNTSVAFLDPSIVPTHFFNPSFSSWDGQVSTTNWPSSALTPGIDSTALPDLLSPTVTPLLPNDVIPYSSLTDVHWFVTESVQQSSVPSTIFLTSTTAFSAVPTTPVANTTSGTAVMTVEDSTTEQIFNISLLSTESTVVVTSSDILSDQGVTEDGTGIPATLTLIPPSNDANTVSDIPVTTTATNASHQAVTTTATNVNIDSTTSRKTATVTASRQYFCDVDRPVYLVKIGFPPGVTVGYAKSHIKDILKAEFNRSVELQVVDPPPRFLFRTVSGPVVYTAISVTNALRKFGRRFLSVSPNWTTPDRKYHIHTVLQFVPGHIDVRFCNFSESIEKGLTMAFAEVRRRSKESTNFTVHIVNITMAAQQYYEQQPQRKPVDITFTVRSSRGYLTGSEVSNALMKLTVVEFSYYMGFPVLQIAEPFHYPELNTSQLLRSSWLRTVLLGVMDHKVGERTFQANMERRVAMILGEAMGSARRVKRATAIGNSSVQVVSTSRLVGTDHPLEIVYFVEGPDGQRMPADQAAYILNRMDVQRAAIILGYRVQGVLAQPVEKVASAPSDTENTNLWIVVGVVIPLLVVIIIISILYWKLCRTDKLEFQPDAMTSIQQRQKSTTSLRGSRSSLLSPTKQDFSWEEDEEEYEEEEESTSSEEEEEEEEEEEEEEEEEEEEEEEEEDNNDKNDAKADFKKQERPQEEQRKGWSQAKTVQTGQKEERTKALRGRKAKELQAPTVKGFDFAKLHLGQHSKDDVMVIQEAAPPGTGSGPLPMPAKDGLSRSDNGELPAPISKNSTKASRSSKRHERISPSDGDSVVSDHSSEREPNEENRRGYTTPSDGKHTRKVPINVLNGPPPMNGTNEQLSSASIFEHVDRLSRGADASRRLPSKVQLIAMQPMPLPPLHGTPINDKLSDANQITREIQVALRHKSEIEHHRNKIRLRAKRKGHYDFPAMDDLTCGLGNGKDQDQIYQKAPTQIVDPEAQMPMSIFTGSKKSGRARRSPKQRVKEQLNGGAREADKDHLISEDSEGIYRRCPGVNNVAYVSDPDQGQCSPHRSPSPTDDVFLGPTCSPPGHAPPPPPYMPPQPSIEEARQQMHSLLDDAFALVSPTSQGNSAGITLPGVNTNPPTSSPPSRGPRQWIPSYSALGPFPGRYSEVGISQPSVHNLMTRQALGSSYLPSRETAGQSEQLQPDSLYSSRGLYTEELPSSARPRPVGGSTGAQLHHLAQVGLPSRVNGHPAGLRASAGHGGGISWSHYHDNSFSQIEPEKETFLDCLDYPHSSIFQTPRSFIKEPAAPPVHIDPPGVSYVSSAPPLQTSPPTHSSASLIKAIREELLRLSQKQSAVPSYHS
- the LOC101078314 gene encoding UPF0606 protein KIAA1549 isoform X4, whose translation is MAGSVSSAGLVVMLSSLLRIHGQHAVLLGLMVLVTVSAADPYIADEPLQNSTYQLRRFFGDVASVTRSPPSALPSVNYKAFESPESPGAQQSTSKPRHNVMAVDSIHFKWENITSETSTPLKAIGTNDVKYSLSPTPTRYQQPDPETSSSLSRFASLTESRLSLNSGQELISHHQQDRVSEQTLAMTTSLPGHILHSANLASADYPINQSYNLDIGPSNGPLEWNQPAHDINVPLQQDDVLTPEYNVPFILPHPTSPSFDPTDVSPDDFYPTNTMEIDWGSGDYLETMTFLDSIGEDYSPVTKVLSDVYDLEDYTESYDTAFPSRVGIFPSSLHPLHISPSPSLRTYSTAIHASPLSSVDYTVKLTPTSRIPHSSDVDWTDAFTIQPTDVLLPDMNSLEYYTTQLTRENKSVETGAEHRNVSMVSLGPTEILPTSSFISDTKFSDEGNWGEASGFEPQDESTVLMTAESPQLKNTSVAFLDPSIVPTHFFNPSFSSWDGQVSTTNWPSSALTPGIDSTALPDLLSPTVTPLLPNDVIPYSSLTDVHWFVTESVQQSSVPSTIFLTSTTAFSAVPTTPVANTTSGTAVMTVEDSTTEQIFNISLLSTESTVVVTSSDILSDQGVTEDGTGIPATLTLIPPSNDANTVSDIPVTTTATNASHQAVTTTATNVNIDSTTSRKTATVTASRQYFCDVDRPVYLVKIGFPPGVTVGYAKSHIKDILKAEFNRSVELQVVDPPPRFLFRTVSGPVVYTAISVTNALRKFGRRFLSVSPNWTTPDRKYHIHTVLQFVPGHIDVRFCNFSESIEKGLTMAFAEVRRRSKESTNFTVHIVNITMAAQQYYEQQPQRKPVDITFTVRSSRGYLTGSEVSNALMKLTVVEFSYYMGFPVLQIAEPFHYPELNTSQLLRSSWLRTVLLGVMDHKVGERTFQANMERRVAMILGEAMGSARRVKRATAIGNSSVQVVSTSRLVGTDHPLEIVYFVEGPDGQRMPADQAAYILNRMDVQRAAIILGYRVQGVLAQPVEKVASAPSDTENTNLWIVVGVVIPLLVVIIIISILYWKLCRTDKLEFQPDAMTSIQQRQKSTSSEEEEEEEEEEEEEEEEEEEEEEEEEDNNDKNDAKADFKKQERPQEEQRKGWSQAKTVQTGQKEERTKALRGRKAKELQAPTVKGFDFAKLHLGQHSKDDVMVIQEAAPPGTGSGPLPMPAKDGLSRSDNGELPAPISKNSTKASRSSKRHERISPSDGDSVVSDHSSEREPNEENRRGYTTPSDGKHTRKVPINVLNGKNRIGPPPMNGTNEQLSSASIFEHVDRLSRGADASRRLPSKVQLIAMQPMPLPPLHGTPINDKLSDANQITREIQVALRHKSEIEHHRNKIRLRAKRKGHYDFPAMDDLTCGLGNGKDQDQIYQKAPTQIVDPEAQMPMSIFTGSKKSGRARRSPKQRVKEQLNGGAREADKDHLISEDSEGIYRRCPGVNNVAYVSDPDQGQCSPHRSPSPTDDVFLGPTCSPPGHAPPPPPYMPPQPSIEEARQQMHSLLDDAFALVSPTSQGNSAGITLPGVNTNPPTSSPPSRGPRQWIPSYSALGPFPGRYSEVGISQPSVHNLMTRQALGSSYLPSRETAGQSEQLQPDSLYSSRGLYTEELPSSARPRPVGGSTGAQLHHLAQVGLPSRVNGHPAGLRASAGHGGGISWSHYHDNSFSQIEPEKETFLDCLDYPHSSIFQTPRSFIKEPAAPPVHIDPPGVSYVSSAPPLQTSPPTHSSASLIKAIREELLRLSQKQSAVPSYHS